The Alistipes megaguti sequence AACGGTTGGGAGCTGCGCTTCCAGGTCGAACTCGGCTTATAGGATCTTCAGGGCGATACGCGCACAGGCCTCGGCATCGGCCAGCGCATGGTGGTGGTGTTCGAGATCGAAGCCGCAGGCCGCCGAGACGGTGTGCAGCTGGTGGTTGGGAAGCTGCCGTCCGAAGACGCGCCGCGAAGCCCGGCACGTGCAGTAGAACCGATAGCCGGGATAGGGCATCCCGTAGAGATCAAAGACCGCCCGCAGGCACCCCTCGTCGAAGGGCGAATTGTGCGCCACGAGCGGAAGACCCTCGATACGCGGGGCGATGTCGCGCCACACCTCGTCGAAATCCGGTGCCGAATCGGTATCCGCACGCGTCAGCCCGTGGATGGCCGTCGTGAAGCGGCTGTAGTAGTTCGGGCGCGGATGGATCAGCCGATAGACGGTATCGGTGATCTCGCCGCCCCGCACGACGACCACACCCACCGAGCAGACACTCGTCCGCTGGCCGTTGGCCGTCTCGAAATCGATGGCTGCAAAATCCTGCATGGTCAGTTTGTTTCGTCCGGGCCCTCCCTCCGGAGGGTCTTTTGCTGTTTTTCGTCTGCAAAGATAGAAATTTCGGGGATTCGGCGGTTCGCACCCCGAAACAAAAAAGCCCCACCCTCGCGGGTGGGACCGGTGAAGTCAGAAGGTTCAGGTATGACGAAGAATCAATACTGCGCATTCTGCGGATCGAACTCGGTCCAGCCTTCGGTCCAGTTGTCCGTGGCGGAGAAGGCGCCGATGTAGCTGACCTTCTCGAAGCCCTCGCTGACCAGGGCGTCGTCGAACGAAGCCCCCGTCAGAAGCGGGCTGCCCGAGGCCGGACGGCAGTCGAAGCCCGAAGCGAGGCTGTTGGGCTGCGTGAGCTTCAGATCGGCGATGTTGTCGAAGGTGCGGTTGTTGAGCCCCTCGGTCCGGAAATAGGCGGCCGAGAAGGTGCCCTGATCCTCCGCAAACTTCTTGTTCGCATCGCTGGCCAGCTGTGTCATGGCGGCGAAGACGACGTTCGAAATCTTGAACTTGCCCTTGGTGGCGTCACCCTGCGTGTCGGAGCCCTTGTCGTTCTCGACGATCAGACCTACGGGGAAGCCCATCGCCACGGAGTTGAAGCACGAGAGATTCGAGTTGCGGCGAATCTGCATGGCGGCCTGGAACTGCCCCAGCTTCGAGCCGTTGTTGGGGTTCAGATTGCCGCCGTTGATGTAGTCGGAGGTGTTCGTGAAGGAGGCGTCCTGACCGATCGGGCCGACGAACGTCACATTCGAGAAGACGCACGACGTGCGCGGCGTGACGGAAGAACCGTCGGCGTTGTTGTCGCTCTCGAAGCCGTTCGACACCGAAGTGTCGGCCAGACGCGGATTGCGTACCCCGAGGCAGAACTGAACCTTGCCCGAGAAGCCGTTGTCCGTATCGAAATCGTCGTCCCAGCCGTGGTAGGCCACCAGATGGTCGCAGTTGACCGCTCCGCCGAACCACTCGTAGGAGTCATCGTTCGAATAGGAGACCTGCACGTGGCTGACCTTCGTGCCCGAGCCGACCGATCCGAAGGTGATGCCGTTGATCTCCTCATCCTCGCGGTAGGGGTAACCGGCAAACTCGACTCGCACGTAGCACAGTTCACCCGAGCTGTCCGCGTTGTCCTGACCGCCGTGGTTGGCGCGCGGACCGCCCTCGATGGTCATCTCACCCATGTTGTTGACGGCCTTGCCCAGCAGGATCAGTCCGCCCCAGTCGCCCGGACGGCGCGATCCGGCCGGCTTGTCCGACGTGAAGACGATCGGCGACGACGCCGTACCCACGGCGTGCAGTTTGCCGCCGCGCTCGACGATCAGCGACGCCTTCGTGCCCGAAACGCCCTTGATCACCGTACCCGGCTCGATGGTCAGTTCGGCTCCCGACGGGATGTAGACCCATCCGCAGAGTTCGTAGGTACCCTTGGGAAGCGTATACTTGCCGACCGGAATGGTGAACTCCTGATCGCCGTTGCCGATCTGCGTGCCGTCCTCGAAGAGAATGTCGCTCAACGTGCCGCCCGTATTGGGGCCCTTGTCGCCGTTGTCGTCGTTGCAACCCGCCGCTGCGAGTGCCAGGGCAGCCGTGGCTGCCAGAATTGCATGTTTCATCATACTTTTTGACTATGAAGTGTGAATTGATTCGTTGTCAGAAGCGGGCCGAAACACCCAGCATGAAGCCGCGCCCCGGACGATAGCGTTTGGTGGTCTGCTCGCGCGTCTGCGTACGGCCCGACGCGTCGGTGAACTCCGGGAACTGGCAGAAGCGGATCTCCTCGTTCAAGAGGTCCCGGGCGCTGAACTTCAGCTCCCAGATCCGGCCCAGCCGTTTGCTGACGACCAGATCCAGCGCGTTGCGCGGCATCTCGTACATGTCGGGGATGTCGTTGTCGATCGAACCGCCCGACGAAAGGTCCGAACGTCCGATCCCGACGATGCGCTTGCCGATGCGGTTGTAGAGCACCCCGACCGAGAGCCCCAACCGTTCGGGCTGGTAGAAGAGGCCGCCGTTGACCAGGTAGGGCGACTGCCCCTGCATCGGGCGGTCGTGCTCCATCGAACCCTCGGCGAAGTTCACCTCGCTCTCGATGAGCGATGCGTTGAACGAGAGCGAAAAGTTCTTCAGCCCCAGGAAGGCCAGATCCTTGCGAATGTCGAGCTCCACGCCGTAGACGTTGGCCCGGTCGGCATTCTCGAAGGTATAGGTGTAGCTGCCGCCGGCATCGAGGATCGCCGTCTCGATCGGATTGCGGAAGTGTTTGTAGAAGAGCGACAGGGAGATCGTCTCGCTCGACGTCGGGTACCACTCGTAGCGCAGGTCGGCATTCTGCACGTAGGCCGCCGTCAGGTCGGGGTTGCCCATCACGCTGCTGAAGAGGTCGAAGTCGTAGTAGACCGACGACGACACCTCGCGGAATTCGGGCCGGTTGGTCGACATGCCGTAGGCGGCCCGCAGCTGGTGGCGGTCGGAGATGCGCCACGTGAGGTTGACCGACGGGAAGAGGTCGTCGTACGTATAGGAGGTCACCTTCGTGCGCCACTCCGAAACGCGCGTATAGCTGGTCAGGTCCATGTCGCTGTGTTCGAAGCGGACCCCGGCGTAGAGGCTCACCGGCCCCAGCGGCAGTTGAAGAGCCGCATAGGCCGCCGTCAGCAGGTTCTCGCCCTTGTAGCTGTTGCGGTTGTCCGTATCGTCGTAGACATAGAGCCGGTCGAAGCCGTAGTTGCCATCCTGCAGGATCTCGTCGATCACGTCCCCGTAGGGGAAGTCCGCCGGGAGGTTCTGCACGTTGTAGCGGTAGTAGAAGGCCCGGGTGCGGTAGTTGCGCGTGCGGTACTCGCCGTAGAGACCCGCCCGGAGCATCGGAGCAAAGCGTTCTCCCTCCCGGAAGGTGTGTTCGTAGTTGACCGATGCCGAGGCGATGTGCTCGACCAGGGAGGTGAAGTCTCGCTGGATCTCGTTCTGGTCCAGACGCATCTCGCCGTAGTGTTCGTCGCCGTAGATGTCGTTCTGCAGCAGGTTGATGATG is a genomic window containing:
- a CDS encoding 3'-5' exonuclease → MQDFAAIDFETANGQRTSVCSVGVVVVRGGEITDTVYRLIHPRPNYYSRFTTAIHGLTRADTDSAPDFDEVWRDIAPRIEGLPLVAHNSPFDEGCLRAVFDLYGMPYPGYRFYCTCRASRRVFGRQLPNHQLHTVSAACGFDLEHHHHALADAEACARIALKIL